A genomic window from Euleptes europaea isolate rEulEur1 chromosome 9, rEulEur1.hap1, whole genome shotgun sequence includes:
- the PAICS gene encoding bifunctional phosphoribosylaminoimidazole carboxylase/phosphoribosylaminoimidazole succinocarboxamide synthetase, whose amino-acid sequence MPPIPSELKMGKKINEGKTKEVYELPSLPGCVLMQSKDQITAGNAARKDLMEGKAAISNATTSSVFQLLQESGIKTAFVRKHSNTAFIAAHCDMIPIEWVCRRIATGSFLKRNPGVKEGYRFYPPKIEMFYKDDAANDPQWSEEQLIEAKFQFAGLKIGQTEVDIMAHSTQAIFEILEKAWQPQNCTLVDMKVEFGVNVTTKEIVLADVIDNDSWRLWPSGDRKQQKDKQSYRDLKEVTPEALLMVKRNFEWVAERVELLLKPQTQGRVAVLMGSPSDLGHCEKIKKACGNYGIPCELRVTSAHKGPDETLRIKAEYEGDGIPTVFVAVAGRSNGLGPVMSGNTAYPVVNCPPLSAEWGAQDVWSSLRLPSGLGCSTVLSPEGAAQFAAQILGLTNHFVWAKLRASMLNVWISLKQADKKMRECTS is encoded by the exons AGctaaagatggggaaaaaaataaatgagGGCAAAACAAAAGAGGTTTATGAATTGCCAAGTCTCCCAGGATGTGTTCTAATGCAATCAAAAGACCAAATAACAGCTGGGAATGCAGCAAGAAAAGATCTCATGGAAGGGAAGGCTGCTATCTCGAATGCGACAACAAGCAGCGTGTTCCAGTTGCTTCAGGAGTCTG GGATCAAAACTGCTTTTGTGAGAAAGCACAGCAATACAGCATTCATAGCTGCTCACTGTGACATGATTCCAATTGAATGGGTTTGCAGAAGAATTGCGACAGGTTCTTTCCTGAAGAGAAATCCTGGTGTCAAGGAAGGCTACCGATTTTACCCACCTAAAATTGAGATGTTTTATAAG GATGATGCAGCAAATGACCCACAGTGGTCTGAGGAGCAACTCATTGAAGCTAAGTTCCAGTTTGCTGGCCTCAAGATTGGACAAACCGAAGTCGATATCATGGCCCACTCAACCCAAGCTATTTTTGAAATACTAGAAAAAGCCTGGCAGCCTCAGAATTGCACTCTGGTAGACATGAAG GTTGAGTTTGGTGTTAATGTAActacaaaagaaattgtccttgCTGACGTCATTGATAACGATTCTTGGAGATTGTGGCCATCTGGAGACAGAAAGCAGCAGAAAGACAAACAG TCTTACCGTGATCTCAAAGAAGTGACCCCTGAAGCattgctgatggtgaagagaaaCTTTGAATGGGTGGCAGAAAGAGTTGAG CTGTTGCTGAAACCACAGACCCAAGGCAGAGTGGCTGTGCTCATGGGATCACCGTCAGATCTTGGTCActgtgaaaaaataaaaaaggcgtGTGGAAACTATGGCATTCCTTGTGAATTAAGGGTGACGTCTGCCCATAAAGGGCCAGATGAGACACTGAGAATCAAGGCTGAATATGAAG GTGATGGTATTCCTACAGTATTTGTAGCAGTGGCTGGTAGAAGCAATGGACTGGGGCCTGTGATGTCTGGCAACACCGCCTATCCAGTTGTCAACTGCCCTCCACTCTCGGCGGAGTGGGGTGCTCAGGATGTATGGTCATCTCTAAGGCTTCCCAGTG gtCTTGGCTGTTCTACTGTTCTTTCCCCTGAAGGTGCCGCACAATTTGCTGCACAGATTTTGGGGTTGACTAACCACTTCGTATGGGCCAAGCTGCGAGCAAGTATGTTGAATGTGTGGATCTCCCTAAAGCAGGCTGACAAAAAGATGAGAGAATGTACCTCCTAG